The proteins below are encoded in one region of Shewanella putrefaciens:
- the greB gene encoding transcription elongation factor GreB, whose translation MKAHLITRQGWMTLDKELKYLWKEYRPQITLKVQEAAAQGDRSENADYTYNKRLLRQIDSRVRYLVKRLEELKIVDYSPQQEGKIYFGAWFELENDAGERVRYRIVGKDELDTKLGYITIDSPMARALIGKQVDDEVVVQTPSGPKEWYINEIRYTPFETPLAGETD comes from the coding sequence ATGAAAGCGCATTTGATCACCCGCCAAGGCTGGATGACCTTAGATAAAGAATTAAAATACCTGTGGAAGGAATATCGCCCGCAGATCACCCTCAAAGTGCAGGAGGCGGCCGCGCAGGGAGATCGAAGCGAGAATGCGGATTACACTTACAATAAAAGGCTTTTACGTCAAATAGATAGCCGTGTTCGCTATTTGGTGAAGCGCCTCGAAGAGCTGAAGATTGTCGATTACTCGCCCCAGCAGGAAGGTAAGATTTACTTCGGTGCTTGGTTTGAACTCGAAAATGACGCCGGTGAGCGGGTGCGTTATCGGATTGTCGGTAAAGATGAACTCGATACTAAACTCGGTTATATCACTATCGATTCCCCCATGGCGCGGGCGCTTATTGGCAAGCAAGTGGATGATGAGGTGGTAGTGCAAACCCCTTCTGGCCCAAAAGAATGGTATATCAACGAGATCCGTTACACGCCATTCGAAACACCCTTAGCCGGCGAAACAGATTAA
- the ompR gene encoding two-component system response regulator OmpR has protein sequence MGQETSKILVVDDDMRLRALLERYLMEQGYQVRSAANAEQMDRLLERENFHLLVLDLMLPGEDGLSICRRLRQQGNPIPIVMLTAKGDEVDRIIGLELGADDYLPKPFNPRELLARIKAVMRRQTPDVPGAPAQQEAEISFGEFSLDLATREMYHGDEAIALTSGEFAVLKVLVTHPREPLSRDKLMNLARGRDYSALERSIDVQVSRLRRLIEKDPANPRYIQTVWGLGYVFVPDGAARR, from the coding sequence ATGGGACAAGAAACCTCGAAAATCCTCGTCGTCGATGATGATATGCGCCTCAGAGCGTTACTCGAGCGTTACCTGATGGAGCAAGGCTATCAGGTACGCAGTGCGGCCAATGCCGAGCAGATGGACAGGCTATTGGAACGTGAAAACTTCCATCTTTTGGTGCTCGATCTTATGTTGCCCGGCGAAGATGGCTTATCCATCTGCCGTCGTTTACGCCAACAGGGAAACCCAATTCCTATCGTGATGCTGACCGCCAAAGGCGATGAGGTTGATCGCATTATTGGCCTAGAGCTAGGTGCCGACGATTATCTACCTAAGCCCTTTAATCCAAGGGAATTACTGGCGCGAATTAAAGCAGTGATGCGCCGCCAAACCCCAGATGTCCCCGGCGCGCCCGCCCAGCAGGAAGCCGAGATCAGTTTCGGTGAGTTTTCCCTCGATTTAGCCACCCGCGAGATGTACCACGGCGACGAAGCTATCGCGCTGACCAGCGGTGAATTTGCGGTGCTCAAGGTATTGGTCACCCATCCACGGGAACCTTTATCTCGGGATAAATTGATGAACCTTGCCCGCGGCCGTGATTATTCTGCATTGGAGCGCTCGATTGACGTGCAGGTATCCCGCCTGCGCCGTTTGATTGAAAAAGATCCGGCAAACCCAAGGTATATTCAAACCGTGTGGGGCTTAGGTTATGTGTTTGTACCCGATGGTGCGGCGCGTCGATGA
- the envZ gene encoding two-component system sensor histidine kinase EnvZ yields MKLKWWQRLIPRSAFSQTVMLIGCLLLINQLVSYLTVAVYVLKPSYQQINQLIARQVKLLFVDGIDIGREHLTIVDALNAKVRDDGMKIYNQQQAREAGIEQATYYGFWSSQMSEYLGGEAEVRVTHGSVLQIWIRPPQAPSVWIKVPLIGQNVSDLSPLTLYLLVIGALSVAGGWWFARQQNRPLRRLQRAAISVSRGEFPGPLPLKGSSEIVEVTNAFNQMAHSMKQLEQDRALLMAGISHDLRTPLTRIRLACEMMVEEDQYLKDGIVNDIEDMDAIISQFIAYIRQDQEASREPGQINKLIQDIAQAEANRAGEIELALMDCPEALFQSLAIKRVLSNLVENAFRYGSGWVRISSQFDGKRIGFSVEDNGPGIDESQIPILFQPFTQGDIARGSVGSGLGLAIIKRIIDRHQGQIKLSNRAEGGLKAQVWLPLE; encoded by the coding sequence ATGAAACTCAAGTGGTGGCAGCGATTAATCCCCCGCAGTGCATTTAGCCAAACCGTGATGCTGATTGGTTGCCTATTACTGATCAATCAGCTGGTGTCTTACCTCACGGTAGCCGTGTATGTGCTTAAGCCAAGCTATCAGCAAATCAACCAGTTAATCGCCCGCCAAGTGAAGCTGCTGTTTGTCGACGGTATCGACATTGGCCGCGAGCACTTAACCATAGTCGATGCCCTCAATGCCAAAGTCCGTGACGATGGGATGAAAATCTACAATCAGCAACAGGCCAGAGAGGCGGGGATAGAACAGGCGACCTATTACGGTTTTTGGTCATCGCAAATGTCGGAGTACCTCGGTGGTGAAGCCGAAGTGCGCGTCACCCACGGCAGTGTATTACAGATTTGGATCCGCCCGCCCCAAGCCCCTTCGGTGTGGATAAAAGTGCCGCTTATCGGCCAGAATGTCTCCGATCTTTCGCCGCTTACCCTCTATTTACTGGTGATAGGCGCACTCAGCGTCGCCGGCGGTTGGTGGTTTGCCCGCCAGCAAAACCGCCCACTCAGACGGCTACAAAGGGCCGCTATCTCAGTTTCCCGCGGGGAGTTTCCTGGGCCATTACCCCTTAAAGGCTCGAGTGAGATTGTTGAAGTGACTAACGCTTTCAACCAGATGGCCCACAGCATGAAGCAACTGGAGCAGGATAGAGCCCTGTTGATGGCGGGCATTTCCCATGATTTACGCACACCGCTGACCCGAATCCGCCTCGCATGCGAGATGATGGTAGAGGAAGATCAATATCTTAAAGATGGCATAGTCAACGATATCGAGGATATGGACGCCATCATCAGCCAGTTTATTGCCTATATTCGTCAAGATCAGGAAGCCAGCCGCGAGCCGGGGCAAATTAATAAACTTATTCAAGATATCGCCCAGGCAGAAGCCAATCGCGCGGGCGAAATTGAGTTGGCGCTTATGGACTGTCCCGAAGCCTTATTCCAGAGTCTCGCCATTAAACGGGTATTGAGTAATTTAGTCGAAAATGCCTTCCGTTACGGTTCTGGCTGGGTGCGTATCAGTTCGCAATTCGATGGCAAACGTATCGGTTTTAGTGTCGAAGATAATGGCCCTGGGATAGATGAGTCACAAATCCCCATACTTTTTCAACCATTTACCCAAGGTGACATCGCCCGTGGCAGTGTCGGCTCTGGGTTAGGGCTTGCTATCATCAAGCGGATTATCGATAGACACCAAGGGCAAATTAAACTCTCTAACCGCGCCGAAGGCGGCTTAAAAGCCCAGGTGTGGTTGCCACTGGAATAA
- a CDS encoding methyl-accepting chemotaxis protein, translating into MKISTLSLSASALLLLQAGLLAAVVLWSSDQRQQIEQQTQALQSIQQDFLVGVRRDLDGYLANGNASQLEQAKAKLSAINTQLTELNLTATGATDNALQLGLNQFIQDLDTKYRAAGKLAANPRQLLAHAESEMLDYNRRLGSYADKGLTTNAAIAEQYLQLSRDLPSIVYQLSQLTDGYLIGKNQQLKGILDSTSKELTHWHDSLNALPLIGIYEQQEADEFALGASEPEQIEVGESDRSELLSLANRYNKEVANTHQLLQANQEMQAQLVQAISHVEQQLIGLGDAQAAKNQQLKYELQLLLYTMVSIMALFAIGYLILQQNRVVKPLKRLNQAFMKLSESNSRERLDINRRCETGQIAGHFNQLLQRFEQEDETQRQQMTKVSQSLSQLVARITQLSQHTEHTQTIVSDTQTQTEHIRHLAHEVSHTSELVEQSAAETMRQMQSSQAEAEAVLSATEQTQTAVGLCHASLESLNNSVTDVAKIIDVIGNIAEQTNLLALNAAIEAARAGEQGRGFAVVADEVRSLSQRTQVSLNEIVKILQQLTQSNHALGESVDGIAQATSSQKLRAQSLWQVAQNVQNQASEMANTAKQGSLNAKEQVDYLDEFVRTMDNLKAQAQTSSQQSEVIAQEVQQSVEDIETSLGIGDTQGFSQARAA; encoded by the coding sequence ATGAAAATTTCAACGCTGTCGCTCTCTGCCTCCGCCCTGTTGTTATTGCAGGCGGGATTATTAGCCGCCGTCGTGCTGTGGAGCAGCGATCAACGGCAACAGATTGAGCAACAAACCCAGGCATTGCAAAGCATTCAGCAGGATTTTCTCGTCGGTGTACGCCGCGATCTCGATGGTTACTTAGCCAATGGTAATGCCAGCCAACTTGAACAGGCTAAAGCTAAACTCAGCGCCATTAACACTCAGCTTACAGAGCTCAATCTCACCGCCACGGGCGCCACCGATAATGCATTGCAGCTTGGTCTCAACCAGTTTATTCAAGATTTAGACACTAAATACCGCGCCGCAGGCAAACTCGCCGCAAACCCGCGGCAACTACTCGCCCACGCCGAGTCTGAAATGCTCGACTATAATCGTCGCCTCGGCAGTTATGCCGACAAAGGCTTAACCACTAATGCCGCCATCGCCGAGCAATATCTGCAATTAAGCCGCGATTTGCCCTCTATCGTCTATCAACTTTCCCAACTGACCGACGGCTATCTGATCGGTAAAAATCAGCAGCTCAAGGGGATTTTAGACAGCACCAGCAAGGAATTAACGCACTGGCACGACAGCTTAAATGCCCTACCCTTAATAGGAATATATGAGCAGCAGGAAGCCGATGAATTTGCCCTCGGCGCCAGCGAGCCAGAACAAATTGAAGTCGGTGAGAGTGACCGCAGTGAATTGCTAAGTCTCGCCAATAGATACAATAAAGAAGTCGCCAACACCCACCAATTGCTGCAAGCCAACCAGGAGATGCAAGCTCAACTTGTCCAAGCGATTAGCCATGTGGAACAACAACTTATAGGTTTAGGCGATGCACAGGCGGCGAAAAATCAGCAGCTTAAATACGAACTGCAGTTGCTCCTCTACACCATGGTTTCGATTATGGCCTTGTTTGCCATAGGTTATTTGATCCTGCAACAGAATCGGGTCGTCAAACCGCTTAAACGCCTCAACCAAGCCTTTATGAAGTTAAGCGAGTCTAATAGCCGCGAGCGTTTAGACATTAATCGGCGCTGTGAGACGGGCCAAATTGCAGGCCATTTCAATCAACTATTACAACGATTTGAGCAGGAAGATGAAACCCAACGTCAACAAATGACTAAGGTTTCGCAATCCTTAAGCCAGTTGGTGGCGCGCATTACTCAACTATCCCAACATACTGAGCATACGCAAACGATTGTCAGTGATACTCAAACCCAAACTGAGCATATCCGTCACTTAGCCCATGAGGTCAGCCACACTTCGGAATTAGTTGAACAAAGCGCCGCCGAAACCATGCGCCAGATGCAATCGAGCCAAGCCGAAGCCGAAGCCGTGCTCAGCGCCACAGAACAGACACAAACCGCCGTTGGCCTGTGCCATGCCTCACTCGAAAGCCTGAATAATTCAGTCACGGACGTTGCCAAAATCATTGATGTGATTGGTAATATCGCCGAGCAAACTAACTTACTCGCCCTCAATGCCGCCATCGAAGCGGCCCGGGCTGGTGAACAGGGTCGCGGCTTTGCCGTGGTCGCCGATGAAGTGCGAAGCTTAAGCCAGCGCACCCAAGTGTCCTTAAATGAGATAGTAAAAATCCTGCAACAACTCACCCAATCGAACCATGCCCTCGGCGAGAGTGTCGATGGTATAGCCCAGGCCACCAGCAGCCAAAAACTGCGGGCGCAGAGTTTATGGCAAGTTGCACAAAACGTGCAAAATCAAGCGAGTGAAATGGCCAACACCGCCAAACAGGGCTCGCTCAATGCTAAAGAACAGGTCGATTATCTCGATGAATTTGTGCGCACTATGGATAATTTAAAGGCGCAGGCACAAACCAGCTCCCAACAGAGTGAAGTCATCGCCCAAGAAGTGCAGCAAAGCGTTGAAGATATAGAAACCAGCTTAGGGATTGGCGATACCCAGGGTTTCTCCCAAGCACGCGCAGCTTAA
- a CDS encoding peroxiredoxin, protein MIAQGQTLPAATLSQLTKDGMVNHQVTELFAGKKVVLFAVPGAFTPTCSEAHLPGYVVLADQFKAKGVDIIACVSVNDAFVMKAWGEAQNASELMMLADGDASFTKALGLEMDTAGFGGVRSQRYAMIIDNGVVSLLNVEAPKSFEVSKAEVVLAAL, encoded by the coding sequence ATGATTGCTCAAGGTCAAACATTACCTGCGGCCACGTTAAGCCAACTGACTAAAGATGGCATGGTAAATCATCAAGTTACCGAGCTGTTCGCGGGTAAAAAAGTGGTGTTATTTGCGGTGCCTGGCGCCTTCACACCAACCTGCTCCGAAGCGCATTTACCAGGTTATGTGGTACTGGCCGATCAGTTTAAAGCCAAAGGTGTGGATATCATTGCCTGTGTCTCTGTGAACGATGCCTTCGTGATGAAAGCCTGGGGCGAAGCGCAAAATGCCTCAGAACTGATGATGTTAGCCGATGGCGATGCCAGTTTTACTAAGGCGTTAGGACTCGAGATGGATACTGCAGGTTTTGGCGGTGTGCGCTCGCAGCGTTACGCTATGATTATCGACAATGGCGTAGTGAGCTTGCTCAATGTTGAAGCGCCAAAGTCATTCGAGGTCAGCAAAGCCGAAGTGGTGTTAGCCGCACTCTAA
- a CDS encoding choice-of-anchor H family protein: protein MNTLKQQGMAATVNAAFVKAMVLAGVLLAPTTVSAESIDEPSLAPFSAASIGMTKKADAEQAAEQEQQALSLLQQSAPAQTVGEAAAVAVKSLAPSLSAKHPSTNRVQLMGATPLTREQVIAKHASQPIPSSSAATEDPYRSPVYHSFAIFDASSRLFEDFDYDGFYQTFSVTFDVDVFGAYLNERADLFAELYLSRNGGPWVHYYTTDVFTIYGDSTQDDYEVLTTLYSGYPTDHYDVLIDVYEVGYSDIVATISADETDGLYALPLESSDRDHIDEVIVVEESGGAFSVLGLLCLSLCAGLRLNRTRV, encoded by the coding sequence ATGAACACACTTAAACAACAAGGTATGGCAGCCACAGTGAACGCCGCCTTCGTTAAGGCGATGGTATTGGCAGGCGTATTGCTGGCACCGACAACTGTGAGCGCAGAGTCCATCGATGAGCCAAGCTTGGCTCCCTTTAGTGCGGCCAGTATTGGCATGACGAAAAAGGCCGATGCCGAACAAGCCGCGGAGCAAGAGCAGCAAGCCTTGAGCCTGCTGCAACAGTCGGCTCCCGCCCAAACTGTGGGTGAAGCCGCAGCGGTTGCGGTGAAGTCTTTAGCGCCGTCTTTGTCGGCAAAACATCCGAGTACCAATCGCGTACAGTTGATGGGCGCGACGCCATTGACCCGTGAACAAGTGATCGCAAAACATGCGAGCCAGCCAATCCCCAGTTCGAGTGCGGCCACTGAAGATCCCTATCGCTCCCCCGTATACCATAGCTTTGCGATTTTTGATGCCAGTAGTCGATTGTTCGAAGATTTTGATTACGATGGTTTTTATCAAACCTTTAGCGTGACATTTGATGTGGATGTGTTCGGCGCATACCTTAATGAGCGCGCCGATCTCTTTGCCGAATTGTACCTTAGTCGTAACGGTGGACCTTGGGTGCATTACTACACTACGGATGTATTTACCATTTACGGCGACTCGACCCAGGATGATTATGAAGTGTTGACTACCCTCTACTCGGGTTATCCAACGGATCACTACGATGTGTTAATCGATGTCTATGAAGTGGGTTATAGCGATATTGTCGCGACCATTAGCGCCGATGAAACCGATGGCCTGTATGCGCTGCCACTGGAAAGTAGCGACCGTGACCATATTGATGAAGTGATTGTGGTAGAAGAAAGTGGCGGCGCATTCTCAGTATTAGGTTTGTTATGTCTTAGTTTGTGTGCGGGGCTGCGGTTGAATCGAACTCGAGTCTAA
- a CDS encoding PepSY domain-containing protein, which produces MKLGLTLPLIACLCFSFSCMAGNDKQDDRNQPRNQGAKQEQRRLVVNSPDQAVAMVQRQYRGKVLSVQSSGSGYRVKILNNDGQVFSVSVDAATGRVSRN; this is translated from the coding sequence ATGAAACTTGGTTTGACACTGCCACTGATCGCTTGCTTGTGCTTCTCCTTTAGCTGCATGGCGGGAAATGATAAACAGGATGATCGCAACCAGCCTCGCAATCAAGGGGCTAAGCAGGAGCAGCGTCGTCTCGTGGTTAACAGCCCAGATCAGGCCGTGGCTATGGTGCAGCGCCAATACCGTGGCAAAGTGCTGAGTGTGCAGTCGAGTGGCTCTGGCTATCGCGTCAAAATCCTCAATAACGATGGGCAGGTCTTTTCTGTATCGGTTGATGCCGCCACGGGCCGGGTGTCGAGGAACTAA
- a CDS encoding response regulator transcription factor produces MRLLLVEDDIELQSNLKQHLLDANYSIDVASDGEEGLFQALEYNYDAAIIDVGLPKLDGIALIRSVRQKERDFPILILTARDSWQDKVEGLDAGADDYLTKPFHPQELVARLKALIRRSAGKASPLIYNGPFSLNTSSLEVRKGEQLINLSGSEYKLFEIFMLHQGEVKSKTVLTEHIYDQDFDLDSNVIEVFIRRLRKKLDPDNQYNLIETLRGQGYRLRVLTPEQGADE; encoded by the coding sequence ATGCGACTCTTATTGGTTGAAGATGATATAGAACTACAGAGCAACTTAAAGCAACACCTGCTCGACGCCAATTACAGCATAGATGTTGCGAGTGATGGCGAAGAGGGGCTGTTTCAAGCGCTTGAATATAATTACGACGCCGCCATTATCGATGTCGGCTTACCCAAACTCGACGGTATCGCGCTGATCCGCAGCGTGCGTCAAAAAGAGCGCGATTTCCCAATATTAATCCTCACCGCGAGGGACAGTTGGCAAGACAAAGTCGAGGGCCTAGACGCCGGTGCCGACGATTACCTGACAAAGCCGTTTCATCCCCAAGAGCTAGTCGCCCGCCTAAAAGCGCTGATCCGCCGCTCGGCAGGTAAGGCGAGCCCGTTGATTTATAATGGCCCTTTTAGTTTGAATACCAGTAGTTTAGAAGTACGTAAGGGTGAACAGCTGATTAATCTCAGCGGCTCCGAATACAAATTATTCGAAATCTTTATGCTGCATCAGGGTGAAGTGAAATCGAAAACCGTGCTCACGGAACATATTTATGATCAGGATTTTGATTTGGACTCCAATGTTATCGAAGTCTTTATCCGCCGCCTACGCAAAAAGCTCGACCCTGATAATCAATACAATCTGATTGAGACCCTGCGCGGCCAAGGTTACCGCCTAAGAGTGTTAACCCCAGAGCAAGGCGCCGATGAGTAA
- a CDS encoding ATP-binding protein codes for MSKRALAWQLLNSLKTRLVLSALLFILVLLPLIGVALNDAFTEQVKSAAKNELSAYVYSILAVTEVENRQISIPELVLENRFNLIQSGLYAIATTEGTGDKQAIVWHSQSFMGISPPAHFTIPPTGKSAFEQIELTAQPHLIYSFSVSFASQNENVPVTIHIIKDEREFQQQIDQFNQQLWTWLAILMLVMLVFQLSWLLWTLRPLARFTQELHDVEQGKSIQLSSQYPNELQAVARQLNILLNTEQTQRKRYRNALADLAHSLKTPLAVIKSQADLSEASSEQVSNISRIISHQLKRAQTAAAASWHLGTRVDEVAAKLLRTLAKIYREPQINLTADMAEHAVFKGDEADLTEILGNLLDNACKAAKSTVKLTVTGDAYQLQICIEDDGPGISEAVKTQIFERGIRADSYHQGNGIGLAIVRDLVDSYNGRISVSRSESLGGAQFNLSFIHSA; via the coding sequence ATGAGTAAACGCGCCTTGGCATGGCAACTGCTAAATTCCCTTAAAACACGGCTCGTTCTCAGTGCGCTGCTGTTTATCTTAGTGCTACTGCCGCTGATTGGCGTCGCCCTCAACGACGCCTTTACCGAGCAGGTAAAGAGTGCGGCTAAAAATGAACTCAGTGCCTATGTTTATTCCATTCTGGCGGTCACTGAGGTGGAAAATAGGCAAATTTCCATCCCTGAATTAGTGCTTGAAAACCGATTTAACCTTATTCAATCAGGGCTTTATGCCATTGCAACTACCGAAGGCACAGGCGATAAGCAGGCGATAGTGTGGCATTCCCAATCCTTTATGGGCATCTCTCCTCCGGCCCATTTCACTATTCCTCCCACGGGTAAAAGCGCCTTTGAGCAAATCGAACTCACGGCTCAGCCCCACCTGATTTATAGCTTCAGTGTGAGCTTTGCCAGCCAGAATGAAAATGTGCCCGTGACCATACACATCATTAAGGATGAGCGAGAGTTTCAGCAACAAATTGACCAATTTAATCAACAGCTTTGGACTTGGTTAGCGATCCTTATGCTGGTCATGCTCGTGTTCCAACTGAGTTGGTTATTGTGGACACTCAGGCCGCTGGCACGCTTCACCCAAGAACTCCACGATGTTGAGCAAGGCAAGTCAATCCAATTAAGCAGCCAATATCCCAATGAATTACAGGCGGTAGCGAGGCAGCTTAATATCCTGCTCAATACCGAACAAACCCAACGCAAGCGCTATCGCAATGCCTTGGCCGATCTGGCCCATAGCCTGAAAACGCCACTGGCGGTGATCAAAAGCCAAGCCGATCTGAGCGAAGCCTCGAGCGAGCAAGTGTCTAATATCAGTCGGATCATTAGCCATCAGCTCAAGCGCGCCCAGACTGCCGCAGCGGCCTCTTGGCATTTGGGGACCAGGGTCGATGAGGTCGCGGCCAAACTGCTGCGAACCTTAGCGAAAATCTACCGAGAGCCGCAGATCAATCTGACTGCAGATATGGCGGAGCACGCGGTATTTAAGGGGGATGAAGCCGATCTCACTGAAATATTAGGCAACCTGCTCGACAATGCCTGTAAGGCGGCGAAGTCCACCGTCAAATTAACCGTCACGGGTGATGCCTACCAATTGCAGATCTGTATCGAAGACGATGGCCCAGGGATCAGTGAAGCAGTAAAAACTCAAATCTTTGAACGGGGGATCCGTGCCGATTCCTATCACCAAGGAAATGGCATTGGATTGGCGATTGTCCGTGATTTAGTTGACAGCTATAACGGCAGAATTTCAGTTTCGCGCTCAGAATCCTTAGGTGGCGCCCAATTTAACCTTAGCTTTATCCACTCTGCTTAA
- a CDS encoding DUF3300 domain-containing protein, translating to MNRLHRWNWLVLSVALVALPFTTPTQAAGVSVSQGSSAAIGQAELEQMLAPIALYPDSLLSHILIASTYPLEVVQANRWLEGRPKLSVEQRMSQAEVKDWDPSIKALLAFPTVLQKMSEDLDWTQRLGEAFLADEAQVMDGIQSLRQQADKADSLANMDNMAITRANNQIIIEPVQREIVYVPYYDPRVVYGTWRWGVAYPPVYWEFGGYVGYPYRPSQSYFYWSPGIHISFNYFFSSFHWHNHRVVVIDHHHSHHYRPRERYSVSHGAQPWKHKPEHRRGVVYRNPVVKQRYYNDKHYNDNKFRGRDSHSSGSGQHFTSQYSKSREQQNAGYQRDHKGYDKNHDKDRGNNYSRERAPSFQHTQAELKERRSAPMNSAQAKKEGYPKERDGNARHDNQVRQMQAKTSREQAKDNPQRQYQSREQQPRNFETRTQPQRQETRPEVRRAEPQRVEQPRQSIPKQAAPRQREETKVRQNDSRQNMQTARSAEHNQGRSTQSQERRHRE from the coding sequence ATGAACAGACTACATAGATGGAACTGGCTAGTATTATCGGTGGCATTAGTCGCCCTGCCTTTCACTACGCCGACCCAAGCCGCGGGCGTATCGGTCAGCCAAGGTTCAAGTGCCGCAATTGGCCAGGCCGAACTCGAGCAAATGTTAGCGCCGATTGCACTCTATCCCGACAGTTTGTTGAGCCATATTCTGATTGCCTCTACCTATCCACTCGAAGTGGTACAAGCAAATCGCTGGTTGGAGGGCCGCCCTAAATTATCGGTCGAACAGCGAATGTCACAGGCAGAGGTAAAGGACTGGGATCCTAGCATCAAAGCCCTACTGGCCTTTCCGACTGTACTGCAAAAAATGAGTGAAGATCTGGACTGGACCCAAAGATTAGGGGAGGCCTTTTTAGCCGATGAAGCCCAAGTGATGGATGGTATTCAGTCACTTAGACAACAGGCGGATAAAGCGGATAGTCTGGCAAATATGGACAATATGGCGATTACCCGCGCCAATAACCAGATCATCATAGAGCCAGTGCAACGGGAAATTGTCTATGTGCCCTATTACGATCCCCGAGTCGTCTACGGCACCTGGCGCTGGGGTGTGGCTTATCCCCCAGTGTATTGGGAGTTTGGTGGTTATGTGGGCTACCCTTACCGCCCAAGCCAGAGTTACTTTTACTGGTCACCCGGGATCCATATTTCCTTTAACTATTTTTTCAGCTCATTCCACTGGCATAACCACAGGGTCGTCGTGATTGACCACCATCATTCACACCACTATCGCCCACGGGAAAGATACAGTGTTAGCCATGGCGCACAACCCTGGAAACATAAGCCAGAACACCGACGTGGCGTCGTCTATCGCAACCCAGTGGTGAAGCAACGCTACTATAACGACAAACACTACAACGACAATAAGTTCCGCGGGCGCGATTCCCACTCCAGTGGTAGCGGCCAGCACTTCACTAGCCAATACTCGAAATCGAGGGAACAGCAAAATGCAGGTTATCAACGTGACCACAAGGGCTATGACAAGAACCATGATAAGGACAGAGGCAACAACTATAGCCGTGAGCGCGCACCGAGTTTCCAACATACTCAGGCCGAGTTAAAAGAGCGTCGTTCTGCGCCGATGAACTCAGCCCAAGCTAAAAAGGAAGGTTACCCAAAAGAGCGTGACGGCAATGCCCGCCATGATAATCAAGTAAGACAAATGCAGGCTAAAACATCGAGGGAACAAGCTAAGGACAACCCACAGAGACAGTATCAAAGCCGAGAACAGCAACCGCGTAACTTCGAGACTCGCACTCAGCCACAGAGGCAAGAAACACGCCCCGAGGTGAGACGCGCCGAACCGCAACGCGTGGAGCAACCTCGTCAATCGATACCAAAGCAAGCCGCGCCAAGGCAGCGGGAAGAGACCAAAGTCAGACAGAATGATTCACGCCAAAATATGCAAACGGCCCGTAGTGCGGAGCATAATCAAGGCAGATCGACCCAAAGCCAGGAACGACGCCACAGGGAATAA